One Elaeis guineensis isolate ETL-2024a chromosome 10, EG11, whole genome shotgun sequence genomic window carries:
- the LOC105052985 gene encoding BAG family molecular chaperone regulator 2, with amino-acid sequence MIKLGSRRIFRSNSKVGGGGGGGGNGGCGRGDIEWEVRPGGMLVQKRVSGRQEDEVIQLRITTGSWWHDISIRATSTFGELKVVLSLVTGLEPREQRLLFRGKEREDGDHLHMVGVQDRDKVLLLEDPAIRERKLRSMAMAQAMRSPCQTFIAV; translated from the exons ATGATTAAGTTAGGATCAAGGAGGATTTTCAGGAGCAATTCCAAAGTtggtggtggaggaggaggaggtggtaaTGGTGGGTGCGGCCGGGGTGACATCGAGTGGGAAGTAAGGCCTGGAGGCATGCTGGTCCAGAAGAGAGTGAGTGGAAGACAAGAGGATGAAGTGATTCAACTCAGGATCACAACTGGTTCATGGTGGCATGACATCTCCATTAGAGCCACTTCTACTTTTG GAGAGTTGAAGGTGGTGTTATCTTTGGTAACTGGCTTAGAGCCAAGAGAGCAAAGACTCCTATTTAGAGGAAAGGAAAGAGAGGATGGTGATCACCTTCACATGGTGGGGGTTCAGGATAGGGACAAGGTGCTGCTGTTAGAAGACCCGGCCATCAGAGAAAGAAAGCTTCGCTCCATGGCAATGGCGCAAGCCATGAGAAGCCCTTGCCAAACCTTCATAGCAGTGTAG